From Parasteatoda tepidariorum isolate YZ-2023 chromosome 1, CAS_Ptep_4.0, whole genome shotgun sequence, one genomic window encodes:
- the LOC107438012 gene encoding techylectin-like protein, whose protein sequence is MSEYTFAEMVRIEESLPNMKSFTVVTIIILFLSICNGKENISPACPKYQKTIPYLDIAVEMIDKAKEGFVSNLNNELNLRDAKPVDCEELLKSGTNKSGVYVIWPRNRIIQEKPLDVYCDMITDGGGWTVIQRRKNFSMPRDYFFREWSSYKTGFGDMEKEFWLGNDNIFGLTNQRLYSVRFDLKDMAGESRYALYDRFWIDDEDHFYTLHIAEYSGNAGDSMIEVHNNMKFSTKDKDNDVHKENCAQMFKGGWWYGGCHHSNLNGLNLQGKHDSYADGVNWKSFRGHNESLEFTEIKIRPKNFMGKPSPTEDYETPK, encoded by the exons ATGTCAGAATATACATTTGCAGAAATGGTAAGAATTGAAGAAAGTCTTCcaaatat GAAATCATTTACAGTCGTTACAATTATCATACTATTCCTGTCTATTTGCAATgggaaagaaaatatatcaccTGCATGTCCAAAGTATCAAAAGACAATTCCATATTTGGATATTGCTGTGGAAATGATAGATAAAGCTAAGGAAGGTTTTGTTTCAA ATCTGAACAATGAGTTGAATCTGCGTGATGCCAAGCCTGTGGATTGCGAAGAGTTGCTAAAATCAGGGACCAATAAAAGTGGAGTTTATGTTATTTGGCCGCGAAATCGAATAATACAGGAAAAACCTCTAGATGTCTATTGCGACATGATAACCGATGGTGGAGGATGGACA GTCATTCAAAGGCGAAAAAATTTTTCCATGCCTAGAGACTACTTTTTCAGAGAATGGTCAAGTTATAAAACTGGATTTGGCGATATGGAGAAGGAGTTTTGGCTGG GCAACGACAACATTTTCGGTTTGACTAATCAGCGACTGTATTCTGTTCGTTTTGACCTGAAAGATATGGCTGGGGAATCAAGATATGCACTCTATGACAGATTTTGGATAGACGATGAAGATCACTTTTACACGCTCCACATTGCAGAGTATAGTGGAAATGCAg GTGACTCCATGATAGAAGTacataataatatgaaattctCAACGAAAGATAAGGACAATGACGTTCATAAGGAAAATTGCGCTCAAATGTTCAAAGGTGGATGGTGGTATGGTGGTTGCCACCATTCCAATCTGAATGGACTTAATTTGCAAGGAAAACACGACAGCTATGCAGATGGTGTCAATTGGAAAAGCTTCAGAGGACACAACGAATCTTTAGAATTTACAGAGATTAAAATAAGACCGAAAAATTTCATGGGAAAGCCATCCCCAACAGAAGATTACGAAACACCTAAATAG